A region from the Oncorhynchus tshawytscha isolate Ot180627B linkage group LG26, Otsh_v2.0, whole genome shotgun sequence genome encodes:
- the LOC121840976 gene encoding extensin-like: MGDSGIPSDTPHPLPTHSPPTTQRHSPPTPHPLPSVTPHPSPPTPHPLPSVTPHPLPTHYPPSLPTHYPASLPTHYPATLPTHSPPTTQRRHSPPTPTHYPASLSTHYPPSLPTHYPPSLPTHYPPSLPTHYPPSLPTHYPVSLPTHYPPSLPTHYPPSLPTHHHSPSTTHHHSLPTTHHHLLSTTQNHSPPTTQRHALPTTQRHSPPTTQRHSPPTTQRLSLPTTQRHSPPTTHRHSPPTTHRHLPPTTQHHSPPTTHRHSPPTTQHHSPPTTHHHSPPTTHRHSPPTTHRHSPPTTHRHSLPTTQRHSLPTTHHRSPPTTQHHSPPTTHHRSPPTTHHRSPPTVTPHPLPSDTPHPLPTITPHPPSLPIHYPPSLPTHYPPSPPIHYPESLPTHYPASLPTHYPATLPTHYPATLPTHYPASLPTHYPPSLPTHYPPSLPTHYPPSLPTHYPASLPAHYPPSLPTHYPASLPTHYPPSLPTHYPPSLPTHYPPSLPTHYPPSLPTHYPASLPTHYPPSLPTHYPASLPTHYPPSLPTHHPPSLPTHRHSPPTTQRHSPPTTHHRSPPTTHRHSPPTTQRHSLPTTQRHSPPTTQRQSPPTTHRHSGH; the protein is encoded by the coding sequence ATGGGAGATTCCGGCATACCCAGCGATACTCCCCACCCACTCCCCACCCACTCCCCACCCACTACCCAGCGTCACTCCCCACCCACTCCCCACCCACTACCCAGCGTcactccccacccctccccacccACTCCCCACCCACTACCCAGCGTCACTCCCCACCCACTCCCCACCCACTACCCACCGTCACTCCCCACCCACTACCCAGCGTCACTCCCCACCCACTACCCAGCGACACTCCCCACCCACTCCCCACCCACTACCCAGCGACGACActccccacccacccccacccactaCCCAGCGTCACTCTCCACCCACTACCCACCGTCACTCCCCACCCACTACCCACCGTCACTCCCCACCCACTACCCACCGTCACTCCCCACCCACTACCCACCGTCACTCCCCACCCACTACCCAGTGTCACTCCCCACCCACTACCCACCGTCACTCCCCACCCACTACCCACCATCACTCCCCACCCACCATCACTCCCCATCCACTACCCACCATCACTCCCTACCCACTACCCACCATCACCTCCTATCCACTACCCAGAATCACTCCCCACCCACTACCCAGCGTCACGCCCTACCCACTACCCAGCGACACTCCCCACCCACTACCCAGCGACACTCCCCACCCACTACCCAGCGTCTCTCCCTACCCACTACCCAGCGTCACTCCCCACCCACTACCCACCGTCACTCCCCACCCACTACCCACCGTCACCTCCCACCCACTACCCAGCATCACTCCCCGCCCACTACCCACCGTCACTCCCCACCCACTACCCAGCATCACTCCCCACCCACTACCCACCATCACTCCCCACCCACTACCCACCGTCACTCCCCACCCACTACCCACCGTCACTCCCCACCCACTACCCACCGTCACTCCCTACCCACTACCCAGCGTCACTCCCTACCCACTACCCACCATCGCTCCCCACCCACTACCCAGCATCACTCCCCACCCACTACCCACCATCGctccccacccaccacccaccatcgCTCCCCACCCACCGTCACTCCCCACCCACTACCCAGCGACACTCCCCACCCACTACCCACCATCACTCCCCACCCACCATCACTCCCCATCCACTACCCACCATCACTCCCTACCCACTACCCACCATCACCTCCTATCCACTACCCAGAATCACTCCCCACCCACTACCCAGCGTCACTCCCTACCCACTACCCAGCGACACTCCCCACCCACTACCCAGCGACACTCCCCACCCACTACCCAGCGTCACTCCCTACCCACTACCCACCGTCACTCCCCACCCACTACCCACCGTCACTCCCCACCCACTACCCACCGTCACTCCCCACCCACTACCCAGCATCACTCCCCGCCCACTACCCACCGTCACTCCCCACCCACTACCCAGCATCACTCCCCACCCACTACCCACCATCACTCCCCACCCACTACCCACCGTCACTCCCCACCCACTACCCACCGTCACTCCCCACCCACTACCCACCGTCACTCCCTACCCACTACCCAGCGTCACTCCCTACCCACTACCCACCATCGCTCCCCACCCACTACCCAGCATCACTCCCCACCCACTACCCACCATCGctccccacccaccacccaccatcgCTCCCCACCCACCGTCACTCCCCACCCACTACCCAGCGACACTCCCCACCCACTACCCACCATCGCTCCCCACCCACTACCCACCGTCACTCCCCACCCACTACCCAGCGTCACTCCCTACCCACTACCCAGCGTCACTCCCCACCCACTACCCAGCGACAGTCCCCACCCACTACCCACCGTCACTCCGGCCAttga